One genomic segment of Pristiophorus japonicus isolate sPriJap1 unplaced genomic scaffold, sPriJap1.hap1 HAP1_SCAFFOLD_29, whole genome shotgun sequence includes these proteins:
- the LOC139248336 gene encoding histone H1-like gives MTDTAAAETAPPAAVAQTKAPSKKKKAAPRSGPAGPKLGDQILKVVADGKDRRGTSLAAIKKALAAKGVDVEKRGFQIRSSIKKNVMNGSLKQIKGTGASGSFKIANTDPQGKVVKEVKKPAAKKSPAKKATTKKSPVKKAAAKKSPVKKAAAKKTSTKKALTAKKTVKGPAGKKAAAKKPKSLKKVKAAKKVENPRVKATPKSAKAKKAAHKK, from the coding sequence atgactgatactgcagccgccgaaacggctcctcctgccgccgtcgctcaaaccaaggctcccagcaagaagaagaAGGCGGCTCCCCGCTCCGGGCCAGCCGGTCCCAAGTTGGGCGAccagatcctcaaggttgtggctGATGGCAAGGATCGCAGGGGAACgtccctggccgcgataaagaaggctctggcggccaaaggcgtcGATGTGGAGAAGCGCGGTTTCCAGATCAGGTCCAGTATCAAGAAGAATGTGATGAATggctccctgaagcagatcaagggcacgggcgcTTCGGGCTCATTCAAAATCGCTAATACAGATCCCCAGGGGAAAGTGGTAAAGGAGGTGAAgaagccagcagccaagaaatctccagcaaagaAAGCAACAACCAAGAAATCTCCAGtaaagaaagcagcagccaagaaatctccagtaaagaaagcagcagccaagaaaacgagcaccaagaaggcgcTAACGGCAAAAAAGACAGTGAAAGGGCCGGCTGGGAAGAAGGCGGCGGCGAAGAAGCCCAAGAGCCTCAAGAAAgtgaaggcggccaaaaaggtggaGAACCCGAGGGTCAAGGCCACGCCCAAATCAGCAAAGGCCAAGAAAGCAGCgcacaaaaagtaa
- the LOC139248228 gene encoding histone H2A type 2-A-like has product MSGRGKSGGKVRAKAKSRSSRAGLQFPVGRVHRHLRKGNYAERVGAGAPVYMAAVLEYLTAEILELAGNAARDNKKTRIIPRHLQLAIRNDEELNKLLGKVTIAQGGVLPNIQAVLLPKKTASAPKSK; this is encoded by the coding sequence ATGTCTGGGAGAGGAAAAAGCGGCGGTAAagttcgggccaaggccaagtctcgctcctcgcgggccggactgcagttccctgtgggccgtgttcacaggcatctgcgaaaggggaactacgctgagcgtgtgggtgccggagccccggtctacatggctgctgtgctcgagtatctgaccgctgaaatcctggagctggccggcaacgcggcccgcgacaacaagaagacccgcatcatccccagacacctgcagctggccatccgcaacgacgaggagctcaacaagctgctgggaaaggtgaccatcgctcagggcggggtgctgcctaatatccaggctgtgctgctgcccaagaaaaccgccagtgcgcccaagagcaagtaa
- the LOC139248089 gene encoding histone H3, with product MARTKQTARKSTGGKAPRKQLATKAARKSAPATGGVKKPHRYRPGTVALREIRRYQKSTELLIRKLPFQRLVREIAQDFKTDLRFQSSAVMALQEASEAYLVGLFEDTNLCAIHAKRVTIMPKDIQLARRIRGERA from the coding sequence atggccaggaccaagcagacagcgcgcaaatcgaccggagggaaagctcctcgcaaacagctggcgaccaaagcagcccggaagagcgctccggccacgggcggagtgaagaagcctcatcgctacagacccggcaccgtggctctgagggagatccgccgctaccagaaatccaccgagctgctgatccgcaagctgcccttccagcgcctggtgcgggagatcgctcaggacttcaagaccgacctgcgcttccagagctcggccgtcatggccctgcaggaggccagcgaggcttacctggtggggctgtttgaggacaccaacctgtgcgccatccacgccaaaCGAGTTACCATCATGCCCAAAGATATCCAgctggcccgccgcatccgcggggagcgcgcctag
- the LOC139248201 gene encoding histone H2B 1.2-like, with the protein MVDEKRTGPAKKGAKKVIKKTPAKSGKRRRRSRKESYAIYIYKVMKQVHPDTGTSSKAMGIMNSFVKDIFERIAGEASRLAHYNKRRTISSREIQTAVRLLLPGELAKHAVSQGTKAVTKYTSSK; encoded by the coding sequence ATGGTTGACGAAAAGAGAACAGGTcccgccaagaaaggcgccaagaaagtaatcaagaaaactcCAGCGAAGAGCGGCAAGAGGCGCAGaaggtcgaggaaggagagttacgccatctacatctacaaagtgatgaagcaggttcaccccgacaccggcacctcctccaaggccatgggcatcatgaactcgtttgtgaaggatattttcgagcgcatcgcgggtgaggcttcccgcctggcccattacaacaagcgccgcaccatcagttcgcgggagatccagaccgccgtgcgcctgctgctgcccggggagctggccaagcacgccgtgtcgcaagggacaaaggcggtgaccaagtacaccagctccaagtga